From Acidipropionibacterium acidipropionici, one genomic window encodes:
- the fbaA gene encoding class II fructose-bisphosphate aldolase, producing MPIATPEVYAEMIDRAKAKGFAYPAINVTSSQTVNAALQGFTEAGSDGIIQISTGGAEFASGQTIKDKVTGAVALAEYARIVAKNYPVTVGLHTDHCQKEKLDSYVRPLIALSQERVDKGQDPIFNSHMWDGSAIEVEENLQIADELLAKAAKAHIILEIEVGAVGGEEDGVTGEINDKLYTTVADGMRTLEVLGTGEKGRYITALTFGNVHGAYKPGHVKLRPEILKEIQDACGAKYGKDKPFDLVFHGGSGSTAQEIADAVSYGVIKMNIDTDTQYAFSRPVADHFFKNYDGVLKIDGEVGNKKTYDPRSWGKKAESGMAARIVEACEQLGSKGTSASA from the coding sequence ATGCCCATCGCAACACCTGAGGTCTACGCCGAGATGATCGACCGGGCGAAGGCCAAGGGCTTCGCCTACCCGGCCATCAACGTGACCTCCTCGCAGACCGTCAACGCGGCACTGCAGGGCTTCACGGAGGCCGGCTCGGACGGCATCATCCAGATCTCGACCGGCGGTGCGGAGTTCGCCTCCGGCCAGACCATCAAGGACAAGGTCACCGGCGCCGTCGCCCTGGCCGAGTACGCGCGGATCGTGGCCAAGAACTACCCGGTCACCGTCGGCCTGCACACCGACCACTGCCAGAAGGAGAAGCTCGACTCCTACGTCCGTCCGCTGATCGCCCTCTCTCAGGAGCGCGTCGACAAGGGCCAGGATCCGATCTTCAACTCCCACATGTGGGACGGCTCGGCCATCGAGGTCGAGGAGAACCTGCAGATCGCCGATGAGCTGCTGGCCAAGGCCGCCAAGGCTCACATCATCCTCGAGATCGAGGTCGGCGCTGTCGGTGGCGAGGAGGACGGCGTCACCGGTGAGATCAACGACAAGCTGTACACCACCGTCGCCGACGGCATGCGCACCCTCGAGGTGCTCGGCACCGGCGAGAAGGGCCGCTACATCACGGCCCTGACCTTCGGCAACGTGCACGGGGCCTACAAGCCCGGTCATGTGAAGCTGCGCCCGGAGATCCTCAAGGAGATCCAGGACGCCTGCGGCGCCAAGTACGGCAAGGACAAGCCCTTCGACCTGGTCTTCCACGGCGGGTCCGGCTCGACCGCTCAGGAGATCGCCGACGCGGTGTCCTACGGCGTCATCAAGATGAACATCGACACCGACACCCAGTACGCGTTCTCGCGTCCGGTCGCCGATCATTTCTTCAAGAACTACGACGGCGTCCTGAAGATCGACGGCGAGGTCGGCAACAAGAAGACCTACGACCCCCGTTCCTGGGGCAAGAAGGCCGAGTCCGGCATGGCCGCCCGCATCGTCGAGGCCTGCGAGCAGCTGGGTTCCAAGGGCACCTCTGCCAGCGCCTGA
- a CDS encoding TrmH family RNA methyltransferase yields the protein MPAPWPDDPRLDPSLLENGDRRNVIDRYRYWSVEAIVADLDTRRSRLHVAIQNWEHDFNIGSVVRTANAFNVAGVHILGRRRWNRRGAMVTDRYLHVHHHETVGEFLAWLDARQVVPIGVDNLPGSVPLETAELPRDCCLVFGSEGSGLTDEVVAGCRQLVAITQYGSTRSINAGAASAIAMYHWALQWAQD from the coding sequence ATGCCGGCTCCCTGGCCCGACGACCCGCGGCTGGACCCCTCGCTGCTGGAGAACGGCGACCGGCGCAATGTCATCGACCGGTACCGCTACTGGAGCGTCGAGGCGATCGTGGCCGATCTGGACACCCGTCGCAGCCGGCTCCATGTGGCGATCCAGAACTGGGAGCACGACTTCAACATCGGCTCGGTGGTGCGCACCGCAAACGCCTTCAACGTCGCCGGCGTCCACATCCTGGGGAGACGACGCTGGAACCGGCGGGGTGCGATGGTCACCGACCGCTATCTCCACGTCCACCACCATGAGACGGTGGGGGAGTTCCTCGCCTGGCTCGATGCCCGCCAGGTGGTGCCGATCGGCGTCGACAATCTTCCCGGTTCGGTGCCCCTGGAGACCGCCGAACTGCCCCGCGACTGCTGTCTGGTGTTCGGCTCGGAGGGGTCGGGTCTCACCGACGAGGTGGTGGCCGGGTGCCGGCAACTGGTGGCGATCACCCAGTACGGGTCGACGAGATCGATCAACGCGGGGGCGGCGTCGGCGATCGCCATGTACCACTGGGCGCTGCAGTGGGCGCAGGACTGA
- a CDS encoding DedA family protein, translating into MTQLSALVPLLLPSWLDPQHIVSATGASALWIVALIVFAECGLAIFFMPGDSLLFAIGMFTAVGVTSGSDPLIQYGGKFSTVLVVNIVLLVAAVAGNVVGYWIGHRIGPALFREREGVIGKLFKPEYVDKTNAFFERHGSATLILARFVPIVRTFVTMVAGIGKMPFRKFITYTAIGGIAWVLIAVQAGHFLGQVPFIRDNFEMALILIVLISVLPMGIEWLRSRRKGGKDVDAADAVYDDIEHRMHERSTTTD; encoded by the coding sequence ATGACGCAACTCTCCGCCCTGGTGCCGCTACTGCTGCCGTCCTGGCTGGACCCGCAGCACATCGTGTCGGCAACGGGCGCCTCTGCGCTGTGGATCGTGGCCCTCATCGTCTTCGCCGAGTGCGGCCTGGCGATCTTCTTCATGCCCGGCGACTCCCTCCTCTTCGCGATCGGCATGTTCACCGCGGTGGGCGTCACCTCCGGCTCCGACCCGCTCATCCAGTACGGCGGAAAGTTCTCCACGGTCCTGGTGGTGAACATCGTGCTGCTCGTGGCGGCCGTGGCCGGCAACGTGGTCGGCTACTGGATCGGGCACCGGATCGGCCCCGCCCTGTTCCGGGAGCGCGAGGGCGTCATCGGAAAGCTCTTCAAGCCCGAGTACGTCGACAAGACCAACGCCTTCTTCGAGCGTCACGGCTCGGCCACCCTCATCCTCGCCCGCTTCGTCCCCATCGTGCGGACCTTCGTCACGATGGTCGCCGGCATCGGAAAGATGCCCTTCCGCAAGTTCATCACGTACACCGCGATCGGCGGCATCGCCTGGGTGCTCATCGCCGTGCAGGCCGGGCACTTCCTCGGCCAGGTGCCCTTCATCCGTGACAACTTCGAGATGGCGCTGATCCTCATCGTGCTCATCTCGGTGCTGCCGATGGGGATCGAGTGGCTCCGCTCCCGCCGCAAGGGCGGGAAGGACGTAGACGCCGCCGACGCCGTCTACGACGACATCGAGCACCGGATGCACGAGCGCTCCACGACGACCGACTGA
- a CDS encoding PKD domain-containing protein, with protein MRSTRTIRRLLASGTAAAVMLGIGILGATAPAARADTATYPSPVPVRARSTDHVTADPLPTVQINDGYVWAQTTIGTTVYAVGQFKNVRPAGAAVGQNLTPRSNILAYDITTGDLITTFAPTVNGVIKAVAPSADGERIYIGGSFSTVNGQARTNVAVLDARTGQLVSGLAPSVGGAGVYAITATASKVYVGGLFTQANGVARKNLAAFDTSTGALQAWAPTTDLQVDAMVMEPGTGKVVTGGRFYAVNSKVQRGLANLDPTTGVVNTAWQVPSTVKNGWNSGSYAGGAGIFALAADATGIYGTGWVHSNASVGNLEGSFAADAGTGKVRWVADCHGDHYGVYSTGSVVYTTNHTHQCETVSLWGYTPTKLYRYAESYTAQAKGKLTTSSVLGSLYANWGGTPAPAAYDWFPDFTVGKTSGLSQAGLTVTGANGYVSIGGEFGTVNNHLVQGLTRFSTKPSGGAKQGPRVQTADWKATASGGNAGTARITVPANWDRDDLDLTYTLRRQGSSAPVASKVVASTWWKLPTVSLTDPTAAAGSNTYTVTATDRDGNSVTSSPVTVNVTSGTASKYATEVLKDDPSVYYRLGGSTADWAGSNDPVYGGGVTTTTPGGPVEQGSAGSTFNGNTNGRVSTTSTSPATAPISQETWFRTTTTRGGALLGYGNVQAGASTSHDRHVYMTNDGKIVYGVFPGAVKAIQSPRAYNDGAWHHVVTTLGSDGMKLYMDGALVASNASVTSAQSYNGYWRIGGDSLTGAWPNKPTGSYFVGSMSDVAFYTKALTAQQISQHYQLGKGSTPPAAAFTSTKSNLTASVEAAGSAAPSGRTISSYKWDWGDGSNPGSGRTASHTYDEDGTFQVTLTVTDSAGMAATSTGSVTVVGQNAAPTASFTSAVDGLTASVDGTGSSDTDGSIAGYSWNWGDGTAAGTGMNAAHTYAEAGTYTITLTVTDDRGVTATRTGTVTVTHGAPTAAFNLVPNGLGISVDGSSSTADDDATLSYAWDWGDGTAAGSGKIATHTYAKAGSYTVKLTVTDSLGRTATASQQAAVSQVTYLASDDFSRQIASGWGAADIGGTWSAMYGAASAASVDGSAGKITLPAGQTRNMALPEVSALDTDSTVRFSLSAAPSLGNSYVGVASRQSSSATYQVRAWMKNDGTVWLVSEQSGTVLKAQQVSGLTWASGDVFTLRTRVTGTSPTTLEARIWKQGSTEPATWQLTTTDSTAALQKAGYTSLHFARAGAATAPSTVSFQGLRVTNASTTTPAPDPVNQAPTVSFTATSSDLTANVDASASSDDASIASYAWDWGDGTAAGSGKTATHTYAKAGTYTVKLTVSDGDGLTGTATRSVTVTAPATDPGTDTGLAADAFSRTVASGWGTADKGGAWTTMYGTASAASVANGYGQISLDKGQTRAEILKGLSTRDVSLQTTFSPTEEPGTGQAYVGLTARQDAAGDNYQARAWLRPDGTVWLVIQHGSTVLKTYAVPGLTWKAGDAFTLKTQVTGSGTTSIQAKFWKAGAIEPGSWQVATTDTTAGLQAAGMVGVSASRGSTATTTGVFRFTDFSATEAD; from the coding sequence ATGCGGTCCACACGCACAATCCGCCGTCTCCTGGCCTCCGGTACGGCAGCTGCCGTGATGCTGGGGATCGGCATTCTCGGGGCCACGGCCCCGGCTGCGAGGGCCGACACCGCGACCTACCCGTCGCCGGTGCCGGTGCGCGCCCGCTCCACCGACCATGTGACCGCCGATCCGCTGCCCACCGTGCAGATCAACGACGGATACGTGTGGGCCCAGACGACGATCGGCACCACCGTCTACGCCGTCGGGCAGTTCAAGAACGTCCGCCCCGCGGGGGCTGCAGTGGGTCAGAACCTCACCCCGCGCAGCAACATCCTCGCCTACGACATCACCACCGGCGATCTCATCACCACCTTCGCGCCGACCGTGAACGGCGTCATCAAGGCGGTGGCCCCCTCCGCCGACGGCGAGCGGATCTACATCGGCGGCTCCTTCTCAACCGTCAACGGGCAGGCCCGCACCAATGTCGCGGTGCTCGACGCCAGAACCGGCCAGCTGGTCTCCGGCCTGGCACCCAGCGTCGGGGGTGCCGGCGTGTACGCCATCACCGCCACCGCCTCCAAGGTCTACGTGGGCGGCCTGTTCACCCAGGCCAACGGCGTGGCCCGCAAGAACCTGGCCGCCTTCGACACGAGCACCGGCGCCCTCCAGGCCTGGGCCCCGACCACGGACCTGCAGGTCGACGCCATGGTGATGGAGCCGGGGACCGGAAAGGTGGTCACCGGCGGGCGGTTCTACGCCGTCAACTCCAAGGTGCAGCGCGGTCTGGCGAATCTCGACCCGACCACCGGCGTCGTCAACACCGCCTGGCAGGTTCCCAGCACCGTCAAGAACGGCTGGAACTCCGGCTCCTACGCCGGCGGTGCCGGCATCTTCGCCCTGGCGGCCGACGCCACCGGCATCTACGGCACCGGATGGGTGCACTCCAACGCCTCGGTGGGCAACCTGGAGGGCAGCTTCGCCGCCGACGCCGGAACCGGGAAGGTCCGCTGGGTGGCGGACTGCCACGGCGACCACTACGGCGTCTACTCGACGGGCTCGGTGGTCTACACCACCAACCACACCCACCAGTGCGAGACCGTGAGCCTCTGGGGGTACACCCCCACCAAGCTGTACCGCTACGCCGAGTCCTACACCGCCCAGGCCAAGGGCAAGCTCACCACCTCCTCGGTCCTCGGCAGCCTCTACGCGAACTGGGGCGGCACCCCCGCGCCGGCCGCCTACGACTGGTTCCCCGACTTCACCGTCGGCAAGACCTCGGGGCTGAGCCAGGCCGGGCTGACCGTCACCGGCGCGAACGGCTACGTCTCCATCGGCGGGGAGTTCGGCACCGTCAACAACCACCTCGTCCAGGGCCTCACGCGGTTCTCCACCAAGCCGTCGGGCGGTGCGAAGCAGGGCCCCCGCGTCCAGACCGCGGACTGGAAGGCCACCGCGTCGGGCGGAAATGCCGGCACCGCGCGCATCACCGTGCCGGCGAACTGGGACCGTGACGATCTGGATCTCACCTACACCCTGAGGCGTCAGGGCAGCTCCGCTCCGGTGGCCTCCAAGGTGGTGGCCTCCACCTGGTGGAAGCTGCCGACCGTCAGCCTCACAGACCCGACGGCCGCCGCCGGATCCAACACCTACACGGTGACGGCCACCGACCGCGACGGGAACTCGGTGACGAGCTCTCCGGTCACCGTGAACGTCACCTCGGGCACGGCGTCGAAGTACGCCACAGAGGTGCTCAAGGACGATCCGAGCGTCTACTACCGCCTCGGCGGTTCCACCGCCGACTGGGCCGGCTCGAACGACCCGGTCTACGGCGGGGGCGTCACGACCACCACTCCCGGCGGCCCGGTCGAGCAGGGCTCGGCAGGCTCCACCTTCAACGGCAACACCAACGGCCGGGTCTCGACCACCAGCACCTCCCCGGCAACAGCGCCGATCTCCCAGGAGACCTGGTTCAGGACCACCACCACGAGAGGCGGCGCCCTGCTGGGCTACGGCAATGTGCAGGCCGGTGCGTCGACGAGCCACGACCGCCACGTCTACATGACCAATGACGGCAAGATCGTCTACGGCGTCTTCCCCGGAGCGGTCAAGGCCATCCAGAGCCCCAGGGCGTACAACGACGGGGCCTGGCACCACGTCGTCACCACCCTCGGCTCCGACGGCATGAAGCTCTACATGGACGGAGCCCTGGTGGCCTCGAACGCGTCTGTCACCTCCGCCCAGTCCTACAACGGCTACTGGCGCATCGGCGGCGACTCCCTCACCGGCGCCTGGCCCAACAAGCCCACGGGCAGCTACTTCGTCGGATCGATGAGCGACGTCGCCTTCTACACCAAGGCACTCACCGCCCAGCAGATCTCCCAGCACTACCAGCTCGGCAAGGGTTCGACGCCGCCCGCCGCCGCCTTCACCTCGACGAAGAGCAACCTCACGGCCTCCGTGGAGGCCGCCGGCTCGGCGGCGCCGTCCGGACGCACCATCTCCTCCTACAAGTGGGACTGGGGAGACGGGTCCAACCCCGGCTCCGGGAGGACCGCCTCGCACACCTATGACGAGGACGGCACCTTCCAGGTGACCCTCACCGTCACCGACTCGGCCGGCATGGCCGCCACCTCAACGGGCTCCGTGACGGTCGTGGGCCAGAACGCGGCCCCGACGGCCTCATTCACCAGCGCGGTGGACGGCCTCACGGCGTCGGTCGACGGCACGGGTTCCAGCGACACCGACGGCTCGATCGCCGGATACTCCTGGAACTGGGGAGACGGCACCGCAGCGGGCACCGGCATGAATGCAGCACACACCTATGCGGAGGCCGGCACGTACACGATCACTCTGACGGTGACCGACGACCGCGGCGTCACCGCCACGAGGACCGGAACCGTCACCGTGACCCACGGGGCCCCGACCGCCGCCTTCAACCTGGTGCCCAACGGTCTGGGAATCAGCGTCGACGGCTCATCCTCGACCGCCGATGACGACGCCACCCTCAGCTACGCCTGGGACTGGGGCGACGGAACGGCCGCCGGATCCGGCAAGATCGCGACCCACACCTACGCGAAGGCCGGCTCGTACACCGTCAAGCTGACGGTCACCGACAGCCTCGGCCGGACGGCCACCGCCTCCCAGCAGGCCGCCGTCAGCCAAGTGACCTATCTCGCCTCCGACGACTTCTCCCGCCAGATCGCCTCGGGCTGGGGTGCCGCCGACATCGGCGGTACCTGGTCGGCCATGTACGGGGCGGCATCGGCCGCCTCTGTCGACGGCTCGGCCGGGAAGATCACCCTGCCCGCGGGCCAGACCCGCAACATGGCACTGCCGGAGGTCTCGGCGCTGGACACCGACTCCACAGTCCGGTTCTCGCTGAGCGCCGCTCCCTCCCTGGGCAACTCCTACGTCGGCGTCGCCTCCCGGCAGTCGTCGAGCGCCACCTATCAGGTGCGCGCCTGGATGAAGAACGACGGCACAGTGTGGCTGGTGTCCGAGCAGTCCGGCACGGTGCTCAAGGCCCAGCAGGTCTCCGGGCTCACCTGGGCCTCCGGTGACGTGTTCACCCTGCGCACCAGGGTGACGGGCACCAGCCCGACCACCCTGGAGGCGAGGATCTGGAAGCAGGGCTCAACCGAGCCGGCGACCTGGCAGCTCACCACGACGGACTCGACCGCCGCCCTCCAGAAGGCCGGGTACACCAGCCTCCACTTCGCCAGGGCGGGCGCGGCGACGGCCCCCTCCACGGTCTCCTTCCAGGGACTCCGCGTCACCAACGCCTCGACGACGACGCCGGCCCCCGATCCGGTGAATCAGGCCCCGACGGTGTCCTTCACCGCCACTTCCTCGGATCTGACGGCCAACGTGGACGCCTCCGCCTCCAGCGATGACGCCTCGATCGCCTCCTACGCATGGGACTGGGGGGACGGGACGGCGGCCGGATCCGGGAAGACCGCGACCCACACCTACGCCAAGGCCGGCACCTACACCGTCAAGCTGACCGTCAGCGACGGCGACGGTCTCACCGGAACCGCGACGAGGTCTGTCACTGTCACTGCTCCCGCCACCGATCCGGGCACCGACACGGGTCTTGCCGCCGACGCCTTCAGCCGCACTGTTGCCTCGGGCTGGGGCACCGCTGACAAGGGCGGAGCCTGGACCACGATGTACGGAACCGCTTCGGCGGCCAGCGTCGCCAACGGTTACGGCCAGATCAGCCTGGACAAGGGGCAGACGCGAGCAGAGATACTCAAGGGCCTCTCGACCCGGGACGTCTCCCTGCAGACGACCTTCTCACCGACCGAGGAGCCTGGGACCGGCCAGGCCTACGTCGGGCTCACGGCCCGGCAGGACGCCGCCGGGGACAACTACCAGGCGCGGGCGTGGTTGAGACCCGACGGCACTGTGTGGCTTGTGATCCAGCACGGCAGCACTGTCCTCAAGACCTACGCCGTGCCCGGCCTCACCTGGAAGGCCGGTGACGCCTTCACCCTGAAGACCCAGGTGACCGGTTCCGGGACGACATCCATCCAGGCGAAGTTCTGGAAGGCCGGCGCCATTGAACCCGGTTCCTGGCAGGTCGCCACCACTGACACCACGGCAGGGCTGCAGGCCGCCGGGATGGTGGGCGTCTCCGCCAGCCGCGGCTCGACGGCCACCACGACCGGGGTCTTCAGATTCACAGACTTCAGCGCCACGGAGGCCGATTGA
- a CDS encoding polysaccharide biosynthesis tyrosine autokinase, translated as MTSEPSGWTLSRIWGALRKLWVVIVASMLIGGVVTFGVTSVMTPDYESTSTLAFSAGRGSTSKELADGSTYTQTQMPTFAQLASSSAVLQPVIDDLGLGMSVNALKKQMVVTIPQNTLVLEIQVSWTSAQESATVANAVAQSLTTVVRQVSPKPSAGQQSAVNVTLVDKAVAPDHPTSPDKVKDPILGGLAGFVIGVLIVLLWSLLDTRIPTVGALRAMTGSPVLGSVSRTRSTARLWTVADPAGQTAEEFRRISSALTYATFGRQAHSIVVTSAGPGEGKSAVSANLALTLAGLGSKVLLIDADLRRPRVAANFELVDVVGLTTVLMGRTSLQQAIQQHPGSDLDVLTAGALPPNPAEFLTSERMHALLEETVAGYDFVIIDTPPVLSVADAGLLAPITDGALIVVDAKHTRQAALTSAMTGLEDAGGRITGMVLNRARIDRMGAARYGEYLAPASRHSRRTDAVAQDAAPASPDTPVQAARRAR; from the coding sequence ATGACGTCTGAACCCTCGGGGTGGACTCTCTCCCGCATCTGGGGTGCGCTGAGGAAACTCTGGGTCGTCATCGTCGCATCGATGCTGATCGGGGGCGTCGTCACCTTCGGGGTCACCTCGGTGATGACGCCGGACTACGAGTCGACGTCGACGCTCGCCTTCTCCGCCGGTCGCGGCTCCACCTCCAAGGAGCTGGCGGACGGCAGCACCTACACCCAGACCCAGATGCCGACTTTCGCACAGCTGGCCTCCTCCTCGGCGGTGCTGCAGCCCGTCATCGACGATCTCGGCCTGGGGATGAGCGTCAACGCCCTCAAGAAGCAGATGGTCGTGACGATTCCCCAGAACACGCTGGTTCTGGAGATCCAGGTGTCCTGGACGTCGGCGCAGGAATCCGCGACCGTCGCCAACGCCGTCGCCCAGAGCCTCACCACCGTCGTCCGCCAGGTGTCTCCGAAGCCCTCTGCCGGCCAGCAGTCCGCCGTGAACGTCACGCTCGTGGACAAGGCCGTCGCGCCCGACCATCCGACGTCGCCGGACAAGGTGAAGGACCCGATCCTGGGCGGCCTCGCGGGGTTCGTCATCGGCGTCCTCATCGTGCTGCTGTGGTCCCTCCTGGACACCCGTATCCCCACTGTCGGGGCTCTCAGGGCGATGACCGGCTCCCCGGTGCTCGGCTCGGTCTCACGGACCAGGTCGACGGCGCGGCTGTGGACGGTCGCCGATCCCGCCGGGCAGACCGCGGAGGAGTTCCGGCGCATCTCCTCGGCTCTCACCTATGCCACTTTCGGCAGACAGGCGCACAGCATCGTCGTCACCTCCGCCGGCCCCGGGGAAGGGAAGTCCGCCGTGTCGGCGAACCTTGCCCTGACGCTGGCGGGCCTGGGCAGCAAGGTCCTGCTCATCGACGCCGACCTGCGCCGCCCGCGGGTCGCCGCGAACTTCGAACTCGTCGACGTCGTCGGGCTCACCACAGTGCTGATGGGCCGCACCTCCCTGCAGCAGGCGATCCAGCAGCACCCCGGCAGCGACCTGGATGTGCTGACCGCGGGCGCCCTGCCGCCGAATCCTGCGGAGTTCCTCACCTCCGAACGGATGCACGCCCTGCTGGAGGAGACGGTCGCCGGCTACGACTTCGTCATCATCGACACCCCGCCGGTGCTCAGCGTGGCCGACGCCGGGCTCCTGGCTCCGATCACCGACGGCGCACTGATTGTCGTCGACGCCAAGCACACCCGGCAGGCCGCGCTGACCTCGGCCATGACCGGTCTCGAGGACGCCGGGGGCCGGATCACCGGCATGGTGCTCAACCGTGCCCGGATCGACCGCATGGGAGCCGCACGGTACGGGGAGTACCTCGCCCCGGCGTCCCGGCATTCCCGTCGCACCGACGCCGTCGCGCAGGACGCGGCCCCGGCCTCTCCGGACACCCCCGTCCAGGCAGCCCGCCGGGCGCGGTGA
- a CDS encoding lipopolysaccharide biosynthesis protein: MSPSLGRSAARGAMFTLGAQGVKILLQLLSVVTLSRLLTPHDYGLMAVVLVIIGVGEIFRDFGLTSASVQASELSSGQRDNLFWINTGIGVVLAIVMFVLAWPVQAFMHSPELVPIVRVLSVTFVLNGLTTQYRAQLMRALRFRAMAVIDIVAVTVALGSAIVAALLGAGYWALVLQQIVSCLALLLGAVATGRWLPHRYSRQYEIRSFVRFGWNLVGANLLSYGGKQVDTLIVAGRFGTTPLGLYNRSYQLIMTTFSQIRSPLSNVAIPVMSRVQRDEERFNTYVVAGQIALGYGLGIPIALVAGLADPVVQIMLGSQWTQAAPYMRFFCGATLMSTLAFVGYWVYVSRGLGSQLFRYSLVELAIRVVCIVVGSFFGMLGVAAGVFVEPLLSWSLSIYWLSRITPIPVKALWLGGFRILGLTGVVTAVSWLTASSIHAGAWLTLLTGIGVGAVAVAAFLIVPVYRRDARELVSFIRLMLRRDR; this comes from the coding sequence GTGAGTCCCTCGCTGGGGCGTTCGGCGGCCCGGGGGGCGATGTTCACCCTGGGAGCCCAGGGTGTCAAGATCCTTCTTCAGCTGCTCTCGGTGGTGACTCTCTCGAGACTTCTCACACCGCATGACTACGGCCTCATGGCTGTGGTACTCGTGATCATCGGTGTCGGTGAGATCTTCCGGGATTTCGGGCTCACCTCGGCATCCGTGCAGGCATCCGAACTGTCCAGTGGGCAGCGCGACAATCTGTTCTGGATCAACACAGGAATCGGCGTCGTCCTGGCCATTGTCATGTTTGTTCTGGCCTGGCCTGTTCAAGCATTCATGCATTCACCGGAACTCGTTCCGATCGTCCGGGTGCTCTCGGTGACGTTCGTCCTCAATGGCCTCACCACCCAGTACCGGGCCCAGCTGATGAGGGCGTTGCGTTTCCGGGCCATGGCCGTCATCGACATCGTGGCTGTGACCGTCGCGCTGGGATCGGCGATCGTCGCAGCGCTGCTCGGGGCCGGGTACTGGGCCCTCGTGCTTCAGCAGATCGTCAGCTGCCTTGCACTGCTCCTTGGAGCCGTCGCGACCGGTCGCTGGTTGCCGCACCGGTACTCCCGACAGTACGAGATCCGATCATTCGTGCGCTTCGGCTGGAACCTGGTCGGTGCGAACCTGTTGTCCTACGGAGGTAAGCAGGTCGACACCCTCATCGTCGCGGGACGCTTCGGCACGACTCCGCTCGGCCTCTACAACCGTTCCTACCAGCTCATCATGACGACCTTCTCGCAGATCCGGTCCCCGCTGTCGAATGTCGCCATACCGGTGATGTCACGCGTCCAGAGGGATGAGGAGCGGTTCAACACCTACGTCGTGGCCGGGCAGATCGCCCTGGGGTACGGCCTTGGCATTCCGATCGCCCTGGTGGCCGGTCTGGCGGATCCTGTGGTCCAGATCATGCTCGGTTCTCAATGGACCCAGGCCGCCCCGTACATGCGGTTCTTCTGCGGGGCGACCCTCATGTCGACCCTCGCCTTCGTCGGCTACTGGGTCTATGTGAGCCGCGGCCTGGGCAGTCAACTGTTCCGATACTCGCTGGTCGAACTGGCGATACGCGTCGTGTGCATCGTTGTCGGCTCCTTCTTCGGGATGCTCGGGGTGGCGGCCGGCGTCTTTGTCGAACCGCTGCTGTCCTGGTCCCTGTCGATCTACTGGCTCTCGCGGATCACCCCGATTCCGGTGAAGGCACTGTGGCTCGGGGGCTTCCGGATCCTCGGGCTCACCGGCGTCGTGACGGCCGTCTCATGGCTCACGGCGTCCTCGATCCACGCAGGGGCCTGGCTGACGCTGCTGACCGGCATCGGCGTCGGGGCGGTGGCGGTGGCCGCCTTCCTCATCGTGCCGGTCTACCGGCGCGACGCCCGCGAACTGGTGAGCTTCATTCGCCTGATGCTCAGGCGCGATCGCTGA